GCATCAGCCGCCTTGCCACCGCTCACCATGTAGCCGACGGCCCGGGTCATCTCGAGATCGGTTAGCGCGGCCTGGCCACCGTGGGCCGGCATGTTCTTGACGCCGGTGATGGCATTCTGGGTCATCTTATCCAGCCCCTTGGCTGCACGCTGGGCCCAGGCAGCCTGATCGCCAATTTTTGGTGCGCCATCCTTGCCCGTCGCATGACAGGCAACACAAACCGTTTCGACCACTTCCTTGCCGGAGCGATCGGCCGCCAGTACGGGAGCCGCAGTCACGGCCAGCGTAAGGAAGGAAAGCAGCAGCCCACCGGGAATGGATTTTACTTTTTTCATGGTTCCCTCATTTTTCTGATAAATCCGAGTTTTTATTTTACTCAGAGGAAACCATTCTGCCAGCTATTTTTTTCGGAAAATCACATCCCAAACGCCATGCCCCAAACGAATGCCACGATTTTCAAATTTCGTCAGCGGCCGGTAGTCCGGACGCGGCGCAAAACCATCTGCAGAATTGGTCAGCGTCGACTCTGCCGACAGCACTTCCAGCATCTGGTGCGCGTACTCCTCCCAGTCGGTGGCACAGTGGAAATAGCCGCCCGGCTTGAGGCGCGAGGCAAGCAGTGCGACAAAAGGCGACTGGATCAGGCGACGCTTGTTGTGTCGGGCCTTGTGCCAGGGATCGGGGAAAAACACATGGACACCATCAAGCGAGCCCTCGGGCAGCATGTCGCGGACCACTTCGACCGCATCGTGCTGGCAGATACGCAGGTTGCTCAGTTCGCGCTCGGCGATCTGCTTGCACAGCGCCCCCACGCCGGGCACGTGCACTTCGACGCCAAGATAATCGTTGTCGCGATTGGCATCGGCGATCTTGGCCGTGGTTTCACCCATGCCGGTGCCGATTTCGAGGATTTTCGGGCTGCTCCGGCCATAGATCGCGGCCAGATCAATGGGCTGTGCCTGATAGACGATGCCGATCTTTGGCATCATCTCGGCATAGTAGTTCTCCTGGGCCGATGACATGCGGCCGGCACGGCGAACGTAGCTCTTGATGTGGCCATGCGTTTGCGTCGATGCGTCGCGACCTTCTTCGTAAACGCCTTCGCCGACTGCGGCGGGGTGAATCAGGGGGGTATCGCTCATGAGCCGATCAATCCGGAAGTCGGCGACGAGGGGTCGGCCGAGTAGAGTTTGCGCGGCATACGGCCCGCCATGAAAGCCTCGCGGCCGGCTTCGACGCCCTTCCGCATGGCACTGGCCATGAGCACCGGATTCTTGGCATGAGCGATGGCGGTGTTCATCAGGACACCGTCACAGCCCAGTTCCATCGCAATAGCCGCATCGGAGGCAGTGCCGACGCCAGCATCGACAATCACCGGCACCTTGGCGTTGTCGATGATCAAGCGCAGGTTCCACGGATTGAGGATACCCATACCGGAGCCGATCAGCGAGGCAAGAGGCATCACGGCAACGCAACCGATTTCTTCGAGCATCTTGGCCTGGATCGGATCATCCGAGCAGTACACCATGACGTGGAAGCCATCCTTGACGAGCGTTTCCGCCGCCTTGAGGGTTTCCGGCATGTTCGGGAAGAGGCTGGTCGGATCGCCGAGGACTTCGAGCTTGCACAGCGGATGGCCGTCGAGCAGTTCGCGCGCCAGACGCAGGGTGCGCACCGCATCGTCGGCCGTGTAACAGCCTGCGGTGTTGGGCAGGATGGTGAATTGCGACGGCGGCAGGGCGTCGAGCAGATTAGGCTGGCTCGGGTCCTGGCCGATATTCATGCGACGAATCGCCACGGTGACGATTTCGGCCCCGGAAGCATCAATGGCCGCACGCGTTTCGGCGAAATCCTTGTACTTGCCGGTGCCGACCAGCAAACGGGAACGGTATGCCTTGCCGGCGATAGTCAGTTGATGCATGTCTTTTGGGATCCAGTTATTAGGCTTTTGCTGTTAGTAGTCAAAGGCGAGTGGCCAGCGGAACGATTACTCGATCCTAACCACCGCCGACCGCGACGACAATTTCCAGGCGGTCACCCGAAGCCAGGGCCGTGGTGGCGTGCTGGCTCTTGGGAACGATTTCGCCGTTACGTTCGATGGCGATGCGCTTGCCGGTATAGCCGAGTTGCTCAATCAAGCCGCTCACGGTCAGTGCATCGGAAAACTGGCGGCTTTCGCCATTGATCTTGAGTTCTAGCATCGGGCTATTTTAACAAGCCGCGCGGCTTGCGCGGGGCGCTGGTGAAAAGACGGTCGTACAGCCAGTTGGGCAGGGCCCGCAGAATTTTCGCGACAATGCCCATTTGCCAGGGAATCACCGTGTAGGTGACGCCGCGCTCAATGGCGGCAGCGAAACGCTCGGCAGCTTGCTCTACCGGCAGCAAAAAGGGCATCTGGTAACCGTTGACGGCCGTCATCGGCGATTCGATGTAGCCCGGCGCAATGGTCACCACCTTGATGCCGTACGGCCGCATTTCGAGCCGCAGGCTCTCGAGATAGCTGATCGCCGCCGCCTTCGAGGCTGAATAAGCCTCCGCCCCCGGCAGGCCGCGAATACCGGCAACCGAGGCGATGCCAACCAGGCGCTGCCTTTTCCGACAGGCACCGTCGGCTGCCTTGAGCGCCGGAATGAACGGCGCAAAGCTTGCCGCCATGCCGAACACATTGATATCCATGATGCGGCGGAAGGCGACCAGATCCTCCTCGCACTCGGTCAGCGTGCCAGCGGAGACGCCGGCATTGGCGATGACGATATCCGGGGCCCCGAAGCGGGCGACAAAATCGGTCGCCGCCGCATGCAGCGCAGGCGCATCGCTGACATCCAGCGGATAGCAGGCATGCTGCCCGCCGAGACGCTGGTTCAGCCCGTCAAGAAAGGTACTGCGGCGCGCCGCCAGGCCGAGCGTTGCGCCCTGAGCGGCGTAGTAAACGGCAAGCGCCTCGCCGATTCCCGACGAGGCGCCCGTGATGAAGACCTTCAGGGACAATTACTTCTTGCCGGACTTTTCGGCACGTGCCTTGGCGATCAGCTTGTCGGCGACGACCAGCTTTTCGTTGAAACCGATGTCGCCGATCAGGAACTTGCCTTCGACAGCAAGCGCCGGAACGCCGGTGATCTTGTAGGCCATGGCCATCTGGTCGGCGCGGCTGACCTTGCTCATGACACCGAAGGAGTTGAAGGTTTCGGCGAATTTCTTGGCATCGACGCCCTTTTTGACCACCCATTCGTTCAGCGTCTTTTCGTCGAACAGATTGACGCGCTCACCATGAATTGCCTGGAAGACACTGGCTTCAAGTCGCGCCAGGTCACCGGTGATTTCCAGGGTGTAATAGAGCTTGGCAATATTGGCCCAGGCGGCGCGACCAAAGGTGATCGGCACCTTCTTGACGACCACGTCAGCCGGTTGCTTGGCGGCCCAGGCTATCAGCAGGGGGTTGAAATCGGCGCAGTGCGGGCAGCCATAGCTGAAAAACTCCAGGACTTCGATTTTCGCTGCATTTTCAGTCGGCTGAGCCGGCGTGATCGGCGTGAAATCCTTGCCGGCATTCTGGGCCATGGACGGCGTTGCGACGGTCAGCGCGGCAACGAGGGCAAAAACGATACCGACAAAACTACGACGTGAATGCTTCATTCGCTACTCCTATTTGGCAAGCTGGGCTTCAACGCCGGATTTGGCAAGCTCGGCGCGTACTTTGTTCAATTCATCGATCTTCGTGTAGGGGCCGACACGAACCCGGTAGAAGGTTTTGTCCTGAATCATCACCTGCTGGACAACGGCCTCAATACCCATAAACGCGAGTTTGGCCTTTTGGTTGTCAGCGTCCTGCGCCGTACTGAAGGAACCGGCCTGGAGGAAGAGCGGCGTCTTGGACTCCTTGGACTCTTCCTTCTTGTCATCTTTCTTCGTTTCGGCCGGCTTGGCCTCCGCCTTGTCTGCCTTGTCCGGCACGGCGTCAGCCTTGCCCGGCAGAATGTCGTAAA
The DNA window shown above is from Dechloromonas sp. HYN0024 and carries:
- a CDS encoding SPOR domain-containing protein, with product MSRDMKPRKSQPAKKKAAGGTLVGMFIGLVIGVALAAGVVWYLNKSPLPFVEKAQPPVKADAAAGSKNAQPGQPMALPGKPGDPVPEKRFQFYDILPGKADAVPDKADKAEAKPAETKKDDKKEESKESKTPLFLQAGSFSTAQDADNQKAKLAFMGIEAVVQQVMIQDKTFYRVRVGPYTKIDELNKVRAELAKSGVEAQLAK
- a CDS encoding thiol:disulfide interchange protein DsbA/DsbL, whose protein sequence is MKHSRRSFVGIVFALVAALTVATPSMAQNAGKDFTPITPAQPTENAAKIEVLEFFSYGCPHCADFNPLLIAWAAKQPADVVVKKVPITFGRAAWANIAKLYYTLEITGDLARLEASVFQAIHGERVNLFDEKTLNEWVVKKGVDAKKFAETFNSFGVMSKVSRADQMAMAYKITGVPALAVEGKFLIGDIGFNEKLVVADKLIAKARAEKSGKK
- a CDS encoding cytochrome c5 family protein is translated as MKKVKSIPGGLLLSFLTLAVTAAPVLAADRSGKEVVETVCVACHATGKDGAPKIGDQAAWAQRAAKGLDKMTQNAITGVKNMPAHGGQAALTDLEMTRAVGYMVSGGKAADAKKVFKAEHSRSGEQVVQERCQECHLTGKQGAPKLGDMNDWKPRLQNGVDPLIKSAIGGHNSMPARGGLANLSDAELKAAVEFMVSKTGSSAVSK
- the thiS gene encoding sulfur carrier protein ThiS, producing MLELKINGESRQFSDALTVSGLIEQLGYTGKRIAIERNGEIVPKSQHATTALASGDRLEIVVAVGGG
- a CDS encoding thiazole synthase; this translates as MHQLTIAGKAYRSRLLVGTGKYKDFAETRAAIDASGAEIVTVAIRRMNIGQDPSQPNLLDALPPSQFTILPNTAGCYTADDAVRTLRLARELLDGHPLCKLEVLGDPTSLFPNMPETLKAAETLVKDGFHVMVYCSDDPIQAKMLEEIGCVAVMPLASLIGSGMGILNPWNLRLIIDNAKVPVIVDAGVGTASDAAIAMELGCDGVLMNTAIAHAKNPVLMASAMRKGVEAGREAFMAGRMPRKLYSADPSSPTSGLIGS
- the trmB gene encoding tRNA (guanosine(46)-N7)-methyltransferase TrmB; the encoded protein is MSDTPLIHPAAVGEGVYEEGRDASTQTHGHIKSYVRRAGRMSSAQENYYAEMMPKIGIVYQAQPIDLAAIYGRSSPKILEIGTGMGETTAKIADANRDNDYLGVEVHVPGVGALCKQIAERELSNLRICQHDAVEVVRDMLPEGSLDGVHVFFPDPWHKARHNKRRLIQSPFVALLASRLKPGGYFHCATDWEEYAHQMLEVLSAESTLTNSADGFAPRPDYRPLTKFENRGIRLGHGVWDVIFRKK
- a CDS encoding SDR family oxidoreductase — its product is MSLKVFITGASSGIGEALAVYYAAQGATLGLAARRSTFLDGLNQRLGGQHACYPLDVSDAPALHAAATDFVARFGAPDIVIANAGVSAGTLTECEEDLVAFRRIMDINVFGMAASFAPFIPALKAADGACRKRQRLVGIASVAGIRGLPGAEAYSASKAAAISYLESLRLEMRPYGIKVVTIAPGYIESPMTAVNGYQMPFLLPVEQAAERFAAAIERGVTYTVIPWQMGIVAKILRALPNWLYDRLFTSAPRKPRGLLK